One segment of Bradyrhizobium sp. CB2312 DNA contains the following:
- a CDS encoding ABC transporter ATP-binding protein, with protein MALVEIRDLQMHFPLGGVAGTLARLRGQEQPVVRAVDSVSFDIEAGETVGLVGESGCGKSTVARCLVRLVEPTAGSVRYDGTDIARLDAHAMKPLRRDIQMVFQDPTASLNPRLTVRRMVEEALTLHTKLPAKERRELVEELMQEVGLGRDLLDRYPHELSGGQRQRVNIARAIATNPRFVVLDEPTSALDVSLRSRAILLLEKLREQLGLSYLFISHDLATVKYLASRVAVMYLGSIVEMSGTKDLFAKPLHPYSRALLAAVPVPDPDAKRDDFALSGEIPSPIDIAPGCRLRGRCPLAKPVCAERPPLKEVAPGRFVACHLV; from the coding sequence GTGGCACTTGTTGAGATACGTGATCTGCAGATGCATTTTCCGCTCGGCGGGGTGGCCGGCACTCTCGCGCGCCTACGCGGTCAGGAACAGCCCGTCGTGCGGGCGGTCGATTCAGTCTCCTTCGATATAGAAGCCGGCGAGACGGTTGGATTGGTTGGCGAATCCGGCTGTGGAAAATCGACCGTCGCGCGTTGCTTGGTTCGGCTAGTCGAGCCGACGGCGGGATCCGTCCGCTATGATGGCACGGACATAGCGAGGCTTGATGCCCATGCCATGAAGCCGTTGCGCCGCGATATCCAGATGGTGTTTCAGGATCCTACTGCCTCGCTCAATCCTAGACTAACGGTGAGACGGATGGTCGAGGAGGCCCTCACGCTCCATACCAAGCTTCCGGCGAAGGAGCGGCGCGAGCTCGTCGAGGAGCTCATGCAGGAGGTGGGGCTCGGCCGCGATCTGTTGGACCGGTATCCGCACGAGCTTTCGGGCGGTCAACGCCAGCGGGTCAATATCGCCAGGGCGATTGCAACGAATCCCCGCTTCGTTGTTCTTGACGAGCCAACCTCCGCACTCGACGTATCGCTACGCTCGCGAGCAATTCTCCTGCTGGAGAAACTGCGCGAGCAACTCGGGTTGTCTTACCTGTTCATTTCACACGATCTGGCCACTGTGAAGTACCTGGCGAGCCGCGTTGCCGTGATGTATCTCGGCAGCATAGTGGAGATGTCGGGCACCAAGGATCTGTTTGCAAAGCCCTTGCATCCCTACTCGCGCGCTTTGCTAGCGGCCGTTCCAGTTCCGGATCCTGACGCAAAGCGCGACGATTTCGCTTTGTCGGGCGAAATTCCAAGCCCTATCGATATCGCGCCTGGATGCAGGCTGAGAGGTCGCTGTCCGTTGGCCAAACCTGTATGCGCGGAAAGACCGCCTTTGAAGGAGGTTGCGCCCGGCCGGTTCGTGGCCTGTCACCTGGTCTGA
- a CDS encoding ABC transporter ATP-binding protein: MTELLEISDLTVHFEINQGAIEAVDHINLTIRRGEVLGLVGESGSGKSVTSFAILRLIRPPGRVSGRVHFDGVDLGTLSEEEMRRMRGGKIAMVSQTPRTALNPLLTVGKQISRLLMVHAGLSPREADKKMLEMLRLVRIPAPEKRAKQYPHQLSGGMCQRIMIAMALATSPQLLLADEPTTGLDVSIAAKILDLLRELSAKTGAAIMLVTHDLGVVAEICDRVAVMHAGQVVECAPVRELFHNPAHPYTKALVRSIPRVDRDVVLEPIPGSVPSLVNPPSGCRYAGRCEWVMDRCRAARPTMIEAGPGHVVACYGFEERRGTC, translated from the coding sequence ATGACCGAGCTGCTTGAGATCTCTGATTTGACCGTCCATTTTGAGATCAACCAGGGCGCCATCGAAGCAGTCGACCACATCAACCTGACCATCCGCCGGGGGGAGGTTCTCGGGCTGGTCGGCGAGTCCGGGTCGGGAAAGTCGGTCACGTCTTTTGCCATTCTGCGCCTGATCCGTCCGCCAGGGCGTGTCTCCGGAAGGGTTCACTTTGACGGCGTAGACCTTGGCACGCTTTCTGAGGAAGAGATGCGGCGCATGCGCGGCGGAAAGATCGCGATGGTATCGCAGACGCCGCGAACCGCGCTCAACCCGCTCCTGACCGTTGGAAAGCAGATTTCACGCTTGCTGATGGTGCACGCCGGCTTGTCGCCACGAGAGGCCGACAAGAAGATGCTCGAGATGCTGCGCCTTGTCCGCATTCCGGCGCCCGAAAAGCGAGCCAAGCAATACCCGCATCAGCTCTCGGGAGGAATGTGTCAGCGGATCATGATCGCTATGGCGCTTGCAACCTCCCCTCAGCTCCTGCTCGCGGACGAGCCAACGACCGGGCTCGACGTTTCGATCGCGGCCAAGATTCTTGATCTGCTGCGCGAATTGAGCGCGAAAACAGGTGCGGCGATCATGCTCGTCACGCACGATCTTGGCGTCGTTGCCGAGATCTGCGACCGCGTCGCCGTTATGCATGCCGGCCAGGTTGTTGAATGCGCGCCCGTGCGGGAGCTGTTCCATAATCCGGCCCATCCCTACACGAAGGCGCTCGTCCGATCGATACCGAGGGTCGATCGCGACGTCGTTCTAGAGCCCATACCAGGGTCGGTTCCTTCCCTGGTCAACCCGCCGAGCGGGTGCCGTTACGCAGGGCGCTGTGAGTGGGTGATGGATCGCTGTCGCGCCGCACGCCCTACGATGATCGAGGCCGGTCCCGGCCATGTTGTAGCATGTTATGGATTCGAGGAACGCCGTGGCACTTGTTGA
- a CDS encoding MFS transporter — protein MSRQSTRERLEPVLNPAEERLTSRAVLGATIGNILEFYDFGTYSFFAIQIGQAFFPTTDSFASLMLSLATFGAGFVTRPIGAIVLGSYSDRAGRRPAMTTSFTMMSAAVLLLALTPSYETIGLAAPSLVVFARLLQGFALGGEVGPTTAYLMEAAPAEARGLAVSFQPASQQIAATAGALVGEILSLTMTSEALNAYGWRIALLLGAATLPFGLWLRSGLPETLHRPEAHVLVSRPGGQSRADRRIMSLGFVILASCTITTYVTGFMTTYAMNTLHVSAPLAFATTLISNAVGIAAALLGGLLADRAGRRRIMIWPQVTALLVTYPVFLWIAESRSAFALLGGLGALTLIGTIPYSAFYVSMAEGLPRNIRGGAFATIYAFAIVVFGGTAQPIVAWLIHLTGSALVPAWYMLFAAAAGLFAMLMMPETAPLNLTPDHKRTFLMPRRLPRHSREE, from the coding sequence GTGTCGAGGCAATCTACTCGAGAGAGACTGGAGCCGGTCCTCAATCCCGCAGAGGAACGCTTGACGAGCCGCGCCGTGTTGGGCGCAACCATCGGCAATATTCTCGAATTCTACGACTTCGGGACCTACAGCTTTTTCGCGATACAGATCGGCCAAGCGTTCTTCCCGACAACCGACTCTTTCGCTAGCCTCATGCTTTCACTCGCAACCTTCGGCGCAGGTTTTGTAACCAGACCGATCGGGGCCATCGTGCTCGGCTCGTATTCGGATCGGGCCGGCAGACGGCCCGCGATGACCACCAGCTTTACCATGATGAGTGCCGCGGTCCTATTGTTAGCTCTCACGCCATCGTATGAGACAATAGGGCTTGCCGCTCCGTCACTGGTCGTCTTCGCACGCTTGCTCCAAGGCTTTGCTCTCGGAGGTGAAGTGGGTCCGACGACCGCCTACTTGATGGAAGCGGCCCCCGCTGAGGCGCGCGGTCTTGCTGTCTCCTTTCAGCCCGCGAGCCAACAGATAGCTGCGACGGCCGGAGCGTTGGTTGGAGAAATACTCTCGCTCACCATGACAAGCGAAGCGCTCAATGCGTACGGATGGCGGATCGCGCTGTTGCTCGGCGCCGCTACGTTGCCGTTTGGACTTTGGCTGCGGAGCGGCTTACCCGAAACGTTGCACCGGCCCGAGGCGCACGTTCTGGTCAGCCGGCCCGGAGGCCAATCGCGTGCCGATCGCCGCATCATGAGCTTGGGATTTGTCATCTTGGCCAGCTGCACGATCACGACTTATGTGACGGGATTTATGACCACCTACGCGATGAACACCCTCCACGTTTCTGCGCCGCTTGCCTTTGCTACCACGCTCATCAGCAATGCGGTCGGAATTGCTGCAGCACTGCTGGGCGGCCTGCTCGCCGACCGCGCAGGCCGTCGTCGCATCATGATATGGCCGCAGGTCACCGCATTGCTGGTGACCTATCCGGTATTCTTGTGGATTGCAGAGAGCCGCAGTGCCTTCGCCCTTCTAGGAGGTCTCGGCGCCCTCACCCTGATCGGAACGATTCCGTATAGCGCCTTCTACGTGAGCATGGCCGAAGGTTTGCCCAGGAACATTCGTGGTGGCGCCTTCGCGACGATCTACGCTTTTGCGATAGTGGTTTTCGGAGGCACAGCTCAACCAATCGTCGCTTGGCTGATCCACCTTACCGGGAGCGCACTCGTGCCCGCATGGTACATGCTTTTCGCTGCCGCGGCCGGGCTCTTTGCCATGCTCATGATGCCGGAGACGGCGCCACTCAATTTGACGCCCGACCATAAACGAACCTTCCTAATGCCACGACGGCTACCTCGGCATAGCCGGGAAGAATAG
- a CDS encoding MarR family transcriptional regulator, whose amino-acid sequence MPSKLPGLKRRLQKSPVASQDVLRRFTWEIRAINLCLDDLRYFQAHALGIAAPQMMILMALIDLEQDDGVPVNVVAKLMKVESAFITRHSKQLEDKRFVRRKRCASDARIVNLSLTDSARRQLASIAAQQEELDEFVSGYLDITNFAKLASCLIGVRQRLEKARLHAALKMREPSREQQLRDA is encoded by the coding sequence ATGCCGTCCAAGCTACCAGGATTGAAAAGACGACTCCAGAAGAGCCCTGTCGCGAGTCAGGATGTACTCAGGCGATTCACGTGGGAGATCAGAGCCATTAACCTGTGTCTGGACGACCTTCGCTATTTCCAGGCGCATGCGCTGGGCATTGCTGCACCACAAATGATGATCTTGATGGCGTTGATCGACTTGGAACAGGACGACGGAGTTCCGGTCAACGTGGTTGCAAAGTTGATGAAAGTTGAGTCCGCCTTCATTACGAGGCATTCGAAACAGCTTGAGGATAAGCGATTTGTGCGACGTAAGCGCTGCGCGAGCGATGCACGAATCGTCAATCTGTCGCTAACCGACAGCGCTCGCAGACAACTTGCGAGCATCGCGGCGCAGCAGGAAGAACTCGATGAGTTTGTTTCTGGTTATCTCGATATTACGAACTTTGCAAAGCTGGCTAGTTGCCTTATTGGAGTCAGGCAACGGCTGGAAAAGGCTCGCCTGCACGCAGCGTTAAAGATGCGAGAACCTTCAAGAGAGCAGCAGCTGCGGGACGCCTAG
- the ald gene encoding alanine dehydrogenase — protein sequence MKVGVPKEIKTHEYRVGLTPGAVREYVAAGHSVLVETNAGAGIGASDDNYRNAGASIVGSAREVFASSEMIVKVKEPQPSEWTELREGQILFTYLHLAPDPEQAKGLLESGCTAIAYETVTDAHGGLPLLAPMSEVAGRLAVEAAGRALTRYTGGRGLLIGGVPGVQPARIVVIGGGVVGSHAARIAAGLGAEVTILDRSIPRLRELDELFEGRVRTRFSTIDAVEEEVFAADVVIGAVLVPGASAPKLVSRSMLASMRKGSVIVDVAIDQGGCFETSRPTTHADPTYEVDGVIHYCVANMPGAVPLTSSQALNNATLPFGLALANKGFAAVLENPHLRAGLNIYRGRLTYRTVAESLGLPFSPIEQAAA from the coding sequence ATGAAGGTCGGGGTGCCTAAGGAAATCAAGACGCACGAATACCGCGTGGGTCTAACCCCTGGCGCCGTCCGAGAATATGTAGCTGCCGGTCACAGTGTACTGGTCGAGACCAATGCGGGTGCCGGCATTGGCGCGAGCGATGACAATTATCGCAACGCCGGCGCATCGATTGTCGGCTCAGCTCGTGAGGTCTTCGCATCGAGCGAGATGATCGTAAAGGTGAAGGAGCCCCAACCCTCCGAATGGACTGAGCTGCGAGAGGGGCAGATCCTTTTCACCTACCTGCATCTGGCGCCAGACCCGGAACAGGCGAAGGGACTCCTCGAATCTGGATGCACCGCCATCGCCTATGAGACGGTGACGGATGCGCATGGCGGGCTTCCGCTGCTCGCGCCGATGAGCGAAGTTGCGGGAAGGCTTGCGGTCGAAGCGGCAGGCCGCGCCCTGACGCGCTATACCGGCGGGCGGGGGCTGTTGATTGGCGGCGTTCCTGGCGTGCAGCCGGCTCGCATCGTCGTGATCGGAGGCGGCGTCGTTGGGAGTCATGCGGCCCGAATAGCCGCCGGCCTGGGTGCCGAGGTCACGATCCTCGACCGCTCGATCCCGCGCCTTCGCGAGCTGGATGAACTGTTCGAAGGCCGCGTTCGTACCAGATTCTCGACCATAGACGCCGTCGAAGAGGAAGTCTTTGCAGCAGACGTTGTCATCGGCGCGGTCCTCGTTCCCGGTGCAAGCGCGCCGAAACTCGTCAGCCGCAGCATGCTGGCATCAATGCGCAAGGGCTCCGTCATCGTTGACGTCGCCATCGATCAAGGGGGCTGCTTCGAAACATCGCGCCCGACCACGCACGCGGATCCAACTTACGAGGTCGATGGCGTAATTCACTATTGCGTCGCCAATATGCCCGGAGCCGTCCCGCTCACGTCAAGCCAAGCACTGAACAATGCCACACTGCCGTTCGGGTTGGCGCTCGCCAACAAGGGTTTCGCGGCGGTCCTCGAAAATCCGCATCTGCGCGCTGGCCTCAATATCTATCGCGGCCGGCTCACTTACAGGACTGTAGCCGAGAGCCTAGGCCTGCCATTCTCCCCGATCGAACAGGCTGCGGCCTGA
- a CDS encoding prolyl oligopeptidase family serine peptidase has product MKSSLFLAASLSMSCLMAAGLSQTLAPATGTEDPFLWLEEIEGPRVLAWAHTENAKTLSALQSDLRYQRFYGEALYVLQAKDRIPYVSLGRRGLDNFWQDENQVRGVLRRTTLESYRTQSPRWETILDVDALADADKKNWVLKGVSCLPPEERLCLLNLSEGGKDAVFVREFDAVAKTFVTNGFEFPEGKQEVTWVNSDTLLIARDWGEGTMTQAGYPFVVKELKRAQSLVEAHEVFRGEPTDVEATPFVLRDSEGTIHATGAIRSISAFEHEYVLFGSKPTKLNLPKKATIGGIASGRLLVTLNEDWMPPSGDTPFSAGSIISYDLTEWKQDPLHARPTLVFKPGPRQALSGFTATRNLLILAILDNVQSRAFVYKYHQGAWQVTPIPLPENATVGLAAASHETDEAMFTVSSFLSPTMLWYFDAATERLETLKATPPRFDASRLVVEQFEAISRDGTRIPYFLLRPKSARFDGSTPTLLYGYGGFQIPLCPSYAGLTGRLWLEQGNAYVVANLRGGGEFGPQWHQTAQGATKQRTWDDFIAVAEDLIRRKITSPRRLGVVGGSQGGLLVGTAMTQRPELFNAAILQVPLFDMVRFTKLGAGASWIGEYGDPTIPEQRKWLEAYSPYHRLVPGKIYPAPFILTSTKDDRVHPAHARKAAARLAALDQPYLYYENTDGGHSAAANLIEQARRIALEYTYASRRLVDE; this is encoded by the coding sequence ATGAAAAGTTCGCTTTTTCTCGCAGCGTCGCTATCCATGAGCTGTTTGATGGCCGCGGGATTGTCCCAGACGCTAGCGCCTGCGACCGGCACCGAGGATCCTTTTCTTTGGCTTGAGGAGATCGAAGGGCCGCGCGTACTGGCTTGGGCTCACACCGAGAACGCCAAGACACTCAGTGCGCTCCAATCCGATCTACGTTACCAGCGCTTCTACGGCGAAGCCCTCTACGTTCTTCAGGCCAAGGACCGGATTCCGTACGTGTCATTGGGACGGCGCGGTCTCGATAATTTCTGGCAGGACGAGAACCAGGTGCGCGGCGTCTTGCGGCGTACGACGCTTGAAAGCTATCGCACCCAGAGCCCTCGATGGGAGACCATCCTCGACGTCGATGCTCTCGCTGACGCGGACAAGAAGAACTGGGTTCTTAAAGGGGTGAGCTGCCTTCCGCCTGAAGAGCGCCTATGCTTGCTCAACCTGTCCGAGGGCGGAAAAGACGCTGTGTTCGTCCGGGAGTTCGACGCAGTCGCCAAAACCTTCGTCACGAACGGCTTCGAATTTCCTGAAGGAAAACAGGAGGTCACTTGGGTAAACAGTGACACGCTCCTAATTGCACGAGATTGGGGCGAAGGGACCATGACGCAAGCTGGTTACCCTTTCGTTGTGAAGGAGCTCAAGCGCGCTCAGTCACTCGTGGAAGCGCACGAGGTCTTCCGTGGAGAGCCGACCGATGTCGAGGCCACACCATTCGTGCTGCGCGACAGTGAAGGCACGATCCATGCGACCGGCGCCATCCGCAGCATCAGTGCGTTTGAGCATGAGTATGTTCTCTTTGGGTCCAAGCCGACTAAGCTCAATCTGCCAAAGAAGGCGACCATTGGGGGCATCGCGAGTGGTCGCCTGCTGGTGACGCTAAACGAAGACTGGATGCCACCGTCCGGAGACACCCCCTTCTCAGCCGGATCGATCATCTCGTATGACCTGACCGAATGGAAGCAGGATCCGCTGCACGCCAGACCCACGCTCGTTTTCAAGCCTGGGCCTCGACAAGCGCTCAGCGGATTCACGGCCACAAGAAACTTGTTAATCCTAGCGATTCTCGACAATGTTCAGAGTAGGGCGTTCGTCTACAAGTACCATCAGGGCGCCTGGCAGGTCACGCCGATCCCGCTTCCAGAGAATGCGACTGTCGGTCTGGCTGCGGCATCGCATGAAACGGACGAGGCGATGTTCACCGTCTCCAGCTTTCTTAGCCCGACGATGCTCTGGTACTTCGACGCTGCAACCGAGCGCCTTGAGACACTGAAGGCGACACCTCCTAGGTTCGACGCCTCGAGACTTGTCGTCGAACAGTTCGAGGCAATCTCGCGCGATGGCACCCGCATTCCTTACTTTCTGCTACGACCCAAGAGCGCAAGATTTGACGGATCAACTCCAACCCTTCTCTATGGCTATGGTGGGTTTCAGATTCCGCTCTGCCCCTCTTACGCGGGCCTCACGGGACGACTTTGGCTCGAGCAGGGAAACGCGTATGTTGTCGCGAACCTGCGCGGTGGCGGTGAGTTCGGGCCTCAATGGCACCAGACTGCTCAAGGCGCAACGAAGCAACGCACATGGGATGATTTTATCGCTGTCGCGGAGGACTTGATCCGTCGCAAGATCACTTCTCCCCGCCGGCTGGGCGTCGTCGGCGGTAGCCAAGGAGGCCTCCTGGTAGGGACCGCAATGACCCAACGACCCGAGCTCTTCAATGCGGCCATCTTACAGGTTCCGCTGTTCGACATGGTTCGGTTCACCAAGCTAGGCGCCGGAGCCTCCTGGATCGGCGAGTATGGCGATCCCACCATTCCCGAACAGCGCAAGTGGCTCGAGGCCTACTCGCCCTATCACAGGTTGGTGCCAGGAAAGATCTACCCGGCCCCCTTCATTCTCACGTCCACCAAGGACGACCGCGTGCATCCGGCGCATGCCCGCAAGGCGGCGGCGAGGCTCGCTGCGTTGGACCAACCGTACCTCTATTATGAGAATACAGATGGGGGGCATAGCGCCGCCGCCAACCTCATTGAACAGGCACGCCGGATCGCTTTAGAATATACCTATGCATCCCGGCGGCTTGTCGATGAGTGA